One window of Terriglobus roseus genomic DNA carries:
- a CDS encoding TrbG/VirB9 family P-type conjugative transfer protein, whose protein sequence is MKAPLYIAASLAIVAVCHAEPNDAKHPLFPSVPRTVVVIDSEAPPVVRAGLLQSTLILLPAEEKVATVFGGDTSSWVFDGGHVASRFISIKPKIAGSSTDVHIVSDHGNEYTLQLREISNDSDSHFDSKVFVTPGDQAGKDKLAAMPVFVPAAELDRAKREAAEATAKEATERKAAETKAEAYRSQYPGQLHFDYTWDRKKAGELGLQEVWRDDKFTYLRGHFQETPVLYETKDGKGSLINWDYNDGLYTVPKTVLQGYLTIGKQRLDFRKEGN, encoded by the coding sequence ATGAAAGCGCCCCTTTACATCGCCGCCAGTCTCGCAATCGTGGCAGTCTGCCACGCCGAACCGAATGACGCAAAGCACCCGCTCTTTCCAAGTGTCCCGCGCACCGTCGTGGTGATCGACTCGGAAGCGCCGCCCGTCGTTCGCGCCGGGCTTCTGCAATCGACCCTGATCCTGCTTCCGGCTGAGGAGAAGGTAGCGACCGTCTTCGGTGGCGATACATCGAGCTGGGTTTTTGATGGGGGCCACGTTGCCTCTCGCTTCATCAGCATCAAGCCGAAGATCGCGGGCAGCAGCACCGACGTGCACATCGTTTCCGACCACGGCAACGAATACACCCTGCAGCTCCGCGAGATCAGCAACGACTCAGACAGCCACTTTGATTCCAAAGTGTTCGTTACCCCTGGCGACCAAGCTGGAAAGGACAAGCTCGCCGCGATGCCAGTCTTTGTTCCGGCCGCAGAGCTGGACCGAGCCAAGCGAGAGGCTGCCGAAGCAACCGCGAAGGAAGCCACCGAGCGGAAAGCCGCGGAGACGAAGGCCGAAGCATATCGGAGCCAATATCCCGGCCAGCTTCATTTCGATTACACCTGGGACCGCAAAAAGGCCGGCGAGCTGGGTCTGCAGGAAGTGTGGCGTGACGACAAGTTCACGTACCTGCGTGGTCATTTCCAAGAGACGCCTGTTCTCTATGAGACCAAGGACGGCAAGGGCAGCCTCATCAACTGGGACTACAACGACGGCCTTTACACGGTGCCTAAGACCGTCCTGCAGGGCTATTTGACTATCGGCAAACAGCGGTTGGATTTCCGCAAGGAAGGGAACTAG